In Polynucleobacter sp. TUM22923, one genomic interval encodes:
- the ftsA gene encoding cell division protein FtsA, with translation MSKDNRDLLVGLDIGTSKVVALVAELAPDGQFNVVGVGQTASKGLKKGVVVNIEATVQSIQKALEEAEVMADRQIAQVFTGIAGNHIVSFNSSGMVAIRDKEVGAGDIERVLETAKAINIPTDQQILHILVQEFIIDGQEDVREPIGMSGLRLEVKVHIVTGAVSAAQNIVKCVRRCGLEVNDLILQPLASSLAVLTDDEKELGVVLIDIGGGTTDIAIYCQGSIRHTAVIPIAGDQITNDIAMALRTPTIDAEDLKIQYGIARQDMADPATMIDVPGVGDREPRPMSKQALAAVIEPRVEELFTLVRGVVRDSGYEDMVSSGIVLTGGSTLMPGMVELAEQVFLRPARIGTPEYRGHLHEVLRSPRFATSIGLLMEGQAQLLRGRRVSQSGALQSVISRMKEWFAGNF, from the coding sequence ATGAGTAAAGACAATCGCGATTTATTAGTAGGGTTAGATATTGGCACTTCAAAAGTAGTTGCTTTGGTTGCTGAATTAGCCCCTGATGGTCAATTTAATGTAGTTGGCGTTGGACAAACCGCCTCTAAAGGTTTGAAAAAAGGGGTTGTCGTCAATATTGAGGCGACAGTACAGTCTATTCAGAAGGCGCTTGAAGAAGCTGAGGTGATGGCTGACCGTCAAATTGCTCAGGTATTTACTGGCATTGCCGGAAATCATATTGTGAGCTTTAACTCTAGCGGCATGGTGGCTATTCGAGATAAAGAAGTAGGGGCAGGTGACATTGAGCGTGTTTTAGAAACTGCTAAGGCAATCAATATTCCCACCGACCAACAGATTCTTCATATTCTGGTTCAAGAATTTATTATTGATGGACAAGAAGATGTCCGTGAGCCAATTGGTATGAGTGGACTGAGGCTTGAAGTTAAGGTACACATTGTTACTGGCGCAGTGAGTGCAGCCCAGAATATTGTGAAATGTGTAAGACGATGCGGCTTAGAGGTCAATGACTTAATTCTTCAACCGTTAGCCTCTAGTTTGGCAGTGCTTACCGACGATGAAAAAGAGCTTGGTGTGGTATTGATCGATATCGGTGGAGGCACTACCGATATCGCAATTTATTGCCAAGGATCTATCCGTCATACCGCCGTGATTCCAATCGCAGGCGATCAAATTACGAACGATATTGCGATGGCATTGCGCACTCCTACAATTGATGCCGAAGATTTAAAAATTCAATATGGCATTGCCCGCCAAGATATGGCTGATCCAGCAACCATGATTGATGTGCCGGGTGTGGGTGATCGCGAGCCGCGCCCCATGTCCAAGCAAGCTTTAGCAGCAGTAATAGAGCCACGCGTTGAAGAATTATTTACCTTAGTGCGCGGCGTAGTGCGTGATTCTGGTTACGAAGATATGGTGTCTTCAGGAATCGTGCTTACTGGCGGCAGTACTTTAATGCCGGGCATGGTTGAATTAGCTGAACAAGTCTTCTTAAGACCTGCCCGTATTGGTACGCCAGAGTATCGCGGTCACTTACATGAGGTGTTACGTAGCCCACGATTTGCTACTAGCATCGGTTTATTAATGGAAGGTCAGGCGCAATTATTACGCGGCCGCAGAGTATCTCAATCGGGCGCGTTACAAAGTGTGATCTCGCGCATGAAGGAATGGTTCGCAGGAAATTTTTAA
- a CDS encoding peroxiredoxin: MIAVGQKLPNATLYEFLDEATEGCSIGPNAFEVEKLTAGKTVVIFALPGAFTPTCSAKHVPGFIEHFDALKAKGVDEIWCVSVNDPFVMGAWGRDLKVGNKVRMLGDGSAEFTKKLGMEFDLIARGLGVRSQRYAMIVQDGVVKTLDLEAPGKFEVSDAASVLKQL; this comes from the coding sequence ATGATTGCAGTTGGACAGAAGTTACCTAATGCTACTTTGTACGAATTTTTAGATGAGGCGACTGAAGGTTGCTCCATCGGACCTAATGCGTTCGAAGTTGAAAAATTGACTGCTGGTAAAACAGTGGTGATCTTTGCGTTGCCTGGTGCATTTACGCCTACTTGCTCCGCAAAACATGTTCCTGGATTTATTGAGCATTTTGACGCACTCAAAGCTAAGGGTGTGGACGAGATTTGGTGTGTGTCAGTAAATGATCCTTTTGTTATGGGTGCTTGGGGCCGCGATTTGAAGGTGGGCAATAAAGTGCGTATGCTAGGTGATGGTAGTGCGGAGTTCACTAAAAAATTAGGTATGGAGTTTGACCTGATTGCCCGTGGCTTAGGTGTTCGCTCACAACGCTACGCTATGATTGTTCAAGATGGTGTGGTGAAAACGCTAGATCTCGAGGCACCAGGTAAGTTCGAGGTAAGCGACGCCGCTTCAGTATTAAAACAACTGTAA
- the ftsZ gene encoding cell division protein FtsZ, which produces MEFEMLDQEMAGKTIIKVVGVGGAGGNAVQHMIRRGVNGVEFICMNTDAGALQRSEASVNLQLGSSGLGAGAKPEIGAASAEEARARIADTLQGAHMVFITAGMGGGTGTGAAPIVAQVAKEMGILTVGVISKPFDFEGVKRLKVAENGAAELESYVDSLIVVLNEKLFEVMGEDAEFDKAFACADDVLHNAVSGIAEIINVQGLINVDFEDVKTVMGEQGKAMMGTATVSGMDRARLAAEAAVASPLLEGVDLSGARGVLVNITASRSLKLSETREVMAAIRGYAADDATVIFGTVYDGSLGDALRVTVVATGLNNPQARQHHQPEVVWRQATGTHDAMPTMADLNSFAPSSASAAMTRVSIDSALGTNAGMAVVGASNASSMPVQPAASGVDYSQYDLPRVFRSSREATPAPTLGADSSPQARTMLDKGADYYEIPAFLRKQAD; this is translated from the coding sequence ATGGAATTTGAAATGTTAGATCAAGAAATGGCCGGAAAAACCATTATCAAAGTGGTTGGAGTCGGTGGCGCTGGCGGCAATGCTGTTCAGCATATGATTCGTCGTGGTGTGAACGGCGTAGAGTTTATTTGCATGAACACCGATGCCGGCGCATTACAGCGTTCTGAGGCCTCTGTGAATTTGCAACTAGGTTCTAGCGGTCTCGGCGCCGGCGCAAAGCCTGAAATCGGTGCAGCCTCTGCTGAAGAAGCAAGAGCGCGCATTGCAGATACATTACAGGGTGCGCATATGGTGTTCATTACTGCGGGTATGGGTGGTGGAACTGGTACTGGTGCAGCACCAATCGTTGCACAAGTCGCGAAAGAGATGGGCATTTTGACGGTGGGCGTCATTAGTAAGCCATTTGATTTCGAGGGTGTTAAGCGCCTAAAGGTTGCAGAAAACGGTGCGGCTGAGCTGGAGTCTTATGTTGATTCTTTGATTGTGGTTCTCAATGAAAAACTCTTCGAAGTGATGGGTGAGGATGCTGAGTTTGATAAAGCATTTGCTTGCGCTGATGATGTGTTGCATAACGCGGTTTCTGGTATTGCAGAGATCATCAATGTACAAGGCTTAATTAACGTCGACTTTGAAGACGTAAAGACAGTCATGGGCGAGCAGGGTAAAGCCATGATGGGTACAGCAACAGTTTCCGGTATGGATCGTGCGCGCTTGGCTGCAGAAGCGGCAGTTGCATCTCCATTGCTAGAGGGTGTTGATCTTTCTGGAGCGCGTGGCGTGTTAGTAAATATTACTGCTAGCCGCTCATTAAAACTGTCTGAAACACGTGAGGTGATGGCTGCGATTCGTGGTTATGCTGCTGATGATGCAACCGTTATTTTCGGTACCGTGTATGACGGGAGCTTAGGTGATGCATTAAGGGTAACGGTAGTAGCTACTGGCTTAAATAATCCCCAAGCACGGCAACATCATCAACCAGAAGTGGTTTGGAGACAAGCAACAGGAACTCATGATGCTATGCCAACCATGGCTGATTTAAATAGCTTTGCCCCATCAAGTGCATCTGCAGCAATGACGAGGGTCAGTATCGACTCAGCGTTAGGTACTAATGCTGGAATGGCCGTGGTAGGTGCAAGTAATGCATCTTCAATGCCAGTGCAGCCTGCAGCCAGTGGGGTTGATTACAGTCAATATGATTTGCCACGTGTGTTCCGTAGTTCACGAGAGGCTACACCTGCACCTACATTGGGTGCTGATAGCTCACCTCAGGCAAGAACTATGCTGGATAAAGGCGCTGATTATTATGAAATACCAGCCTTTTTACGAAAACAAGCAGATTAA
- the lpxC gene encoding UDP-3-O-acyl-N-acetylglucosamine deacetylase yields MMKQRTIAAPIKTVGIGLHSGRKVTLSIKPAPINSGILFVRVDTPAQSVVPATALAVCDTRLASVIQNEGVRVSTVEHLLSACAGLGLDNLIIELDGEEVPIMDGSAASFLFLIESAGIEEQNAARQFVVIKKPIEVREGDKLARLEPFFGFKLDFTIDFKHPAVDKTGQRFIVDFAEHAYRSEIGRARTFGFAHEVEALREMGLARGGSLDNAIVLDEHRILNNEELRYEDEFVRHKILDAIGDLYLVGHPIVGSYIAEKSGHALNNALLRKLLEDPSSYEIDSFSENKAPKAYSKESQPLFF; encoded by the coding sequence ATGATGAAACAACGCACAATTGCTGCCCCGATCAAAACTGTCGGTATTGGTTTGCATTCGGGTCGCAAGGTTACCTTGTCGATTAAGCCGGCCCCTATTAACTCAGGAATTTTATTTGTTCGGGTAGATACTCCAGCGCAGTCAGTCGTGCCAGCCACTGCGCTAGCTGTATGTGATACGCGCCTTGCGTCTGTTATTCAAAATGAGGGTGTGCGCGTTTCTACTGTCGAGCATTTACTCTCAGCCTGTGCAGGACTGGGCCTTGACAATCTCATCATTGAGTTAGATGGTGAAGAAGTGCCCATCATGGACGGTAGCGCTGCTTCATTTTTGTTCTTGATAGAATCTGCTGGCATTGAAGAGCAGAATGCGGCCAGACAATTTGTCGTTATTAAAAAACCAATTGAAGTAAGAGAGGGCGATAAGCTTGCTCGCTTAGAGCCATTCTTTGGTTTTAAATTGGATTTCACAATTGACTTCAAGCATCCCGCCGTGGATAAGACGGGACAACGCTTTATTGTTGATTTTGCTGAGCATGCCTACCGTAGTGAAATCGGACGTGCACGCACCTTTGGGTTCGCACATGAGGTCGAAGCATTGCGGGAAATGGGTTTGGCAAGGGGCGGCAGTTTAGACAACGCCATTGTGTTAGATGAGCATCGCATCCTGAATAACGAAGAATTGCGTTATGAAGATGAGTTCGTAAGACATAAGATTTTGGATGCGATTGGGGATCTTTATTTAGTGGGTCACCCGATTGTTGGATCTTATATTGCAGAAAAGTCAGGCCATGCTTTGAATAATGCTTTACTGCGAAAGCTTTTAGAAGACCCAAGTTCTTATGAGATTGATAGTTTTTCTGAAAATAAGGCACCAAAAGCCTATTCAAAAGAAAGCCAGCCCCTCTTTTTCTAA